One Cellulosimicrobium protaetiae genomic region harbors:
- a CDS encoding GlsB/YeaQ/YmgE family stress response membrane protein: MGWLAYIVLGLVAGLIARAVLPGKQTSSLIVTILLGILGALLGGWLGSVLFGTPLGDLGDFRTWILAILGSLITLGVYGAVTKGSRRRA, from the coding sequence ATGGGTTGGCTGGCATACATCGTGCTCGGACTCGTCGCAGGTCTCATCGCCCGCGCGGTGCTTCCCGGGAAGCAGACGAGCTCCCTGATCGTCACGATCCTTCTGGGCATCCTCGGCGCGCTGCTCGGCGGGTGGCTCGGTTCCGTCCTGTTCGGGACGCCGCTCGGGGACCTGGGCGACTTCCGGACCTGGATCCTCGCGATCCTCGGCTCCCTCATCACGCTGGGGGTCTACGGCGCCGTCACCAAGGGGAGCCGCCGCCGCGCCTGA
- a CDS encoding STAS domain-containing protein: MAGGVQIEDDARRWVMWGEIDFSVAHAVKERLAATVAHGPWTIDLSRVTFMDSGGLHLVLLGARRGHRPRLLRTPEHVLQLLEFSGALDLVELVETAPEAPHPEPPHERSAG; the protein is encoded by the coding sequence ATGGCCGGAGGAGTGCAGATCGAGGACGACGCGCGACGCTGGGTGATGTGGGGCGAGATCGACTTCTCCGTCGCCCACGCGGTCAAGGAGCGCCTCGCGGCGACCGTCGCCCACGGGCCCTGGACCATCGACCTCTCGCGGGTCACTTTCATGGACTCGGGCGGCCTGCACCTCGTCCTCCTCGGGGCGAGGAGGGGGCACCGGCCCCGGCTCCTGCGCACGCCGGAGCACGTGCTCCAGCTCCTCGAGTTCAGCGGAGCTCTCGACCTGGTCGAGCTGGTCGAGACCGCCCCGGAGGCTCCGCACCCGGAGCCGCCGCACGAGCGCTCGGCCGGCTGA
- a CDS encoding ATP-binding protein yields the protein MDDLPTIAVPSSDDEISTSFPPAGYRPVREWVLSTTEQLSALRSGVVRALEAEGVVTTGRLSATPDTLVLIASELATNALRHGLPPTIVRLARTDERFLLEVADHDVSHEPVYAGRRIPGAGGVGLHMARQLSLDVGWYRTETVKTVWATFAA from the coding sequence ATGGACGACCTGCCGACCATCGCCGTCCCGAGCAGCGACGACGAGATCTCGACGTCCTTCCCGCCTGCGGGCTACCGGCCCGTCCGGGAGTGGGTGCTGAGCACCACCGAACAGCTCTCCGCCCTCCGGTCGGGGGTGGTCCGGGCGCTCGAGGCCGAGGGCGTGGTCACGACCGGGCGGCTGTCCGCCACCCCGGACACGCTCGTCCTCATCGCGTCCGAGCTGGCGACCAACGCGCTCCGTCACGGCCTGCCGCCGACGATCGTGCGGCTCGCTCGCACCGACGAGCGCTTCCTCCTCGAGGTCGCCGACCACGACGTCTCGCACGAGCCCGTCTACGCCGGGCGCCGCATCCCCGGTGCCGGCGGCGTCGGCCTCCACATGGCCCGCCAGCTCTCGCTGGACGTCGGGTGGTACCGCACCGAGACGGTCAAGACCGTGTGGGCGACGTTCGCCGCCTGA